The following are encoded in a window of Ornithorhynchus anatinus isolate Pmale09 chromosome Y5 unlocalized genomic scaffold, mOrnAna1.pri.v4 Super_Scaffold_Y5, whole genome shotgun sequence genomic DNA:
- the LOC114808715 gene encoding LOW QUALITY PROTEIN: transcription factor jun-D-like (The sequence of the model RefSeq protein was modified relative to this genomic sequence to represent the inferred CDS: inserted 1 base in 1 codon; deleted 2 bases in 1 codon) codes for MTKHYSLLGAGGLGLEVPSNVLSSSQYTCLGLLTHCFGAVLLYSPMVTLPQPELERLIIQSNGLVTTTPTTTQFHYPKVTATEEQEFAEGFVKALEDFHKQNQLRGGPGSAGAAGGCAQPAGGEGPASTXTPPPGSPAAAASLTQQEPPVYANLSSYTGNATGALGSTTVNYSTDTVPYPPPPSLGQPQPHPRLQALRDEPQIVPDAPSFGESAPLSPIDMDTQERIKAERQRLRNRIAASKCRKRKLERISRLEGKVKSLKSQSTEGASTASLLREQVAQLKQKVLSHVNSGCQLLPQHQVPAY; via the exons ATGACGAAGCATTATTCGCTGTTAGGTGCTGGGGGCTTGGGACTCGAAGTTCCCTCTAATGTCCTCTCAAGTAGTCAGTATACCTGCCTTGGACTGCTCACCCACTGTTTTGGGGCCGTCCTTCTGTATTCGCCCATGGTCACCCTTCCTCAGCCGGAGCTGGAGCGGCTCATCATCCAGTCCAACGGGCTGGTTACCACAACCCCGACCACCACCCAGTTCCACTACCCCAAAGTGACGGCCACGGAGGAGCAGGAGTTTGCCGAAGGTTTCGTCAAGGCCCTGGAGGACTTCCATAAACAGAACCAGCTACGTGGAGGGCCTGGGTCGGCCGGAGCCGCGGGGGGCTGTGCCCAgccggcggggggagaggggccggcgtcga tcaccccacccccggggtccccggccgccgccgcttcTCTCACGCAACAAGAGCCGCCGGTCTACGCCAACCTCAGCAGCTACACAGGAAACGCAACCGGCGCGCTGGGCAGCACCACGGTGAATTACTCGACCGACACGGTGCCCTACCCGCCCCCGCCCAGCCTGGGCCAGCCCCAACCTCACCCCCGGCTCCAGGCGCTCAGGGACGAGCCCCAGATCGTACCCGACGCGCCCAGCTTCGGCGAGAGTGCCCCGCTCTCCCCCATCGACATGGACACACAGGAGCGCATCAAGGCCGAGCGCCAGAGGCTGCGGAACCGCATCGCTGCCTCCAAATGCCGCAAAAGGAAGCTGGAGCGGATCTCGCGGCTGGAGGGAAAGGTCAAGAGCCTCAAGAGCCAGAGCACGGAGGGGGCATCCACCGCCAGCCTTCTCCGGGAGCAGGTGGCGCAGCTCAAACAGAAGGTGCTCAGCCATGTCAACagcggc tgccagctgctgcCCCAGCACCAGGTACCCGCTTACTGA